The Kitasatospora paranensis genome has a window encoding:
- a CDS encoding response regulator transcription factor, which produces MTIRVMLVDDQELLRTGFRMVLQSQGDIEIAAEAGDGAQALERLADTEVDVILMDVRMPRLDGVQATRRICLDESGAPVPGAPHVLILTTFDLDEYAFAALKAGASGFLLKDVPPTELVAAIRSVHGGDAVVAPTTTRRMLDRFAEVLPTRSSAPGSPILDPLTDREREVFLLVAQGLSNSEIAARLALSEATVKTHVGRILAKLGLRDRVQAVVLAYENGLVRAGASD; this is translated from the coding sequence GTGACCATCCGCGTGATGCTCGTCGACGACCAGGAGCTGCTGCGCACGGGCTTCCGGATGGTCCTGCAGTCGCAGGGCGACATCGAGATCGCCGCCGAGGCGGGCGACGGCGCGCAGGCGCTGGAGCGGCTCGCCGACACCGAGGTCGACGTGATCCTGATGGACGTCCGGATGCCCCGGCTGGACGGCGTCCAGGCGACGCGGCGGATCTGCCTGGACGAGTCGGGCGCCCCGGTGCCCGGCGCCCCGCACGTGCTGATCCTGACCACCTTCGACCTGGACGAGTACGCGTTCGCCGCGCTGAAGGCCGGGGCCAGCGGCTTCCTGCTCAAGGACGTCCCGCCGACCGAGCTGGTCGCCGCGATCCGCTCGGTGCACGGCGGCGACGCGGTGGTCGCCCCGACCACCACCCGCCGGATGCTCGACCGCTTCGCGGAGGTGCTGCCGACCCGGTCCTCGGCCCCCGGTTCGCCGATCCTCGACCCGCTGACCGACCGTGAGCGCGAGGTCTTCCTGCTGGTCGCCCAGGGCCTGTCGAACAGCGAGATCGCGGCCCGGCTCGCCCTGTCCGAGGCCACCGTGAAGACCCACGTCGGCCGCATCCTCGCCAAGCTGGGCCTGCGCGACCGCGTCCAGGCCGTCGTCCTCGCCTACGAGAACGGGCTCGTCCGGGCCGGCGCCTCGGACTGA
- a CDS encoding DUF742 domain-containing protein: MGGHWYDEEAGPMIRPFTLTGGRTRSAEAAGFDLLAQVVAVPGTRPAVPLDHARSALLDRIRAAPRPLAELAADADLPLGAVRVLLGDLAGQGLVRVAAPATAEGGPDARLLRDVIRGCAGSDPGAGAQSEAPARTSPFS, translated from the coding sequence ATGGGCGGGCACTGGTACGACGAGGAGGCCGGTCCGATGATCCGGCCGTTCACCCTGACCGGCGGGCGCACCCGGTCCGCCGAGGCGGCGGGCTTCGACCTGCTCGCGCAGGTCGTGGCGGTGCCGGGCACCCGTCCCGCCGTGCCGCTCGACCACGCCCGCAGCGCGCTGCTCGACCGGATCCGCGCCGCGCCGCGCCCGCTGGCCGAACTCGCCGCCGACGCGGACCTGCCGCTGGGCGCCGTGCGCGTCCTGCTCGGCGACCTCGCCGGGCAGGGCCTCGTCCGGGTGGCGGCGCCGGCCACGGCCGAGGGCGGCCCGGACGCCCGGCTGCTGCGCGACGTCATCCGGGGCTGCGCCGGCTCTGACCCGGGCGCCGGGGCTCAGTCCGAGGCGCCGGCCCGGACGAGCCCGTTCTCGTAG